The following are from one region of the Petrotoga mobilis SJ95 genome:
- the ftsH gene encoding ATP-dependent zinc metalloprotease FtsH: MNNNPNRRGSLIGPLFIYFILAMLIFMSISQLNTSNITEISYTDLVNLINQDTIISLQIDTSGLIQAKAKNGQLFQVYAPTLLMDQAYVRALANDGIKVEYIQNTGASWWVTMLIYMLPLIILMFFWFWMFRRSGTGEGIPGANYRRNPARRYDSKRNKITFNDVAGIDEVKEELEDIVNFLKDPKNFSALGAKMPKGVLLSGPPGTGKTLVARAVAGEADVPFYFMSGSDFVELFVGVGAARVRDLFKEAKENSPAIIFIDELDAVGRQRGTGLGGGHDEREQTLNALLVEMDGFDPREGIVVMAATNRPDILDKALLRPGRFDKKIFLDVPDLRAREEIIKIHLRGKRIADDIDVKSLAQSTPGFVGADLENMVNEAALLAARDNRDHITNDDFQEAIERVIVGPARKSRKITPKEKKVITYHELGHAVLGYLLPYADPVHKITIVPRGQAALGYTMQLPSEDRFLITEPEIKDKIVGMLGGRAAEEIVFNEITTGAGNDLKRATELVREMVAQLGMSEKIGPIAWGEEEGEIFLGREITRMKNFSQETAKEIDSEIKNFILSSYEKAKNLLSENRKRLDLLAIYLYNKENISGKEFKKMMEMDIEELNDYVLKDKDVKETNLFVSYA, translated from the coding sequence ATGAATAACAATCCAAACAGAAGAGGGTCCCTAATTGGACCGTTGTTTATATATTTTATTTTAGCTATGCTTATCTTTATGAGTATTTCTCAGTTGAATACTTCGAATATAACTGAGATAAGTTACACCGATCTGGTGAATCTAATAAATCAAGATACAATCATTAGTTTGCAGATCGACACAAGTGGGTTAATCCAAGCAAAAGCCAAAAACGGGCAGCTTTTTCAGGTTTACGCCCCCACTTTGCTTATGGATCAAGCTTACGTAAGGGCATTGGCAAATGATGGCATTAAGGTTGAGTATATTCAAAACACCGGAGCAAGTTGGTGGGTTACCATGCTTATCTATATGTTGCCATTAATAATACTAATGTTTTTTTGGTTTTGGATGTTCAGAAGATCTGGAACAGGAGAAGGAATACCTGGAGCCAATTATAGGAGAAATCCTGCTAGAAGATACGATTCTAAAAGAAACAAAATTACTTTCAACGACGTAGCTGGAATCGACGAAGTTAAGGAAGAATTGGAAGATATAGTTAATTTTCTAAAAGACCCTAAAAACTTCAGTGCATTGGGGGCAAAAATGCCTAAAGGTGTTCTCTTGTCAGGACCTCCGGGTACAGGAAAAACTTTGGTAGCTAGAGCGGTTGCTGGGGAGGCCGATGTCCCATTTTATTTTATGTCGGGTTCCGATTTCGTAGAATTATTTGTAGGTGTGGGAGCAGCCCGAGTCAGAGATCTTTTTAAAGAAGCAAAAGAGAATAGCCCTGCAATAATTTTCATCGACGAACTGGACGCCGTTGGAAGGCAAAGAGGAACAGGGTTAGGTGGAGGCCATGATGAAAGGGAACAAACTTTGAACGCTTTGTTGGTTGAAATGGATGGTTTTGATCCACGAGAAGGCATAGTTGTAATGGCAGCAACAAATAGGCCTGATATCTTAGATAAAGCCCTCTTAAGGCCAGGAAGGTTCGACAAAAAAATATTCTTAGATGTACCTGATTTGAGAGCAAGAGAAGAAATTATAAAGATCCACCTAAGGGGAAAAAGAATCGCAGACGATATAGACGTTAAAAGTTTGGCTCAAAGTACACCTGGTTTTGTCGGTGCTGATTTGGAAAATATGGTAAATGAAGCAGCTTTACTGGCAGCGAGAGACAACAGAGATCACATAACTAACGATGATTTCCAAGAGGCAATAGAAAGGGTGATTGTTGGTCCTGCTCGTAAATCACGCAAGATAACACCCAAAGAGAAAAAGGTTATTACCTATCACGAATTGGGACATGCCGTTTTAGGTTACCTTTTACCTTACGCTGATCCTGTTCACAAAATCACTATAGTTCCTCGCGGACAAGCCGCTTTAGGTTACACTATGCAACTTCCAAGTGAAGATAGATTTTTAATCACAGAACCAGAAATAAAGGATAAAATAGTAGGTATGTTGGGTGGAAGAGCTGCTGAAGAAATTGTGTTCAACGAAATCACGACAGGAGCAGGAAACGATTTAAAGAGAGCCACAGAGCTAGTAAGGGAAATGGTTGCCCAATTAGGTATGAGTGAAAAGATCGGCCCCATCGCTTGGGGTGAAGAAGAAGGAGAAATATTTCTGGGAAGAGAAATAACTCGAATGAAGAATTTTTCCCAAGAGACGGCTAAAGAAATTGATTCAGAGATCAAGAATTTTATTCTTAGCAGTTATGAAAAAGCTAAGAACTTACTGTCAGAAAATAGGAAACGACTTGACCTTTTAGCTATTTATCTGTACAATAAAGAAAATATCTCTGGAAAAGAGTTCAAAAAAATGATGGAAATGGATATAGAGGAGCTTAATGACTACGTTTTAAAAGATAAAGATGTAAAAGAAACGAATCTTTTTGTTTCTTATGCCTAA
- a CDS encoding metal-sensitive transcriptional regulator, with the protein MSSNYDKDNLIRRLKRIEGQVRGLQKMLEEERRCADILTQLSAVKGALNKTAEEIMKGYTKSCILEYEESGNEKMLDELIQVLSKFREI; encoded by the coding sequence ATGTCTTCAAACTACGACAAAGATAATTTAATCAGACGATTAAAAAGAATAGAAGGTCAGGTTAGGGGCCTTCAAAAAATGTTGGAAGAAGAGAGGAGATGTGCAGATATTTTAACGCAGTTATCTGCTGTGAAGGGGGCTTTAAATAAAACCGCTGAAGAAATAATGAAAGGTTACACGAAAAGTTGTATATTAGAGTATGAAGAATCTGGAAATGAAAAGATGTTAGACGAATTAATACAAGTTTTATCCAAATTTAGAGAAATATGA
- a CDS encoding S41 family peptidase produces the protein MSKKKKKLLSVIIIFGLFITSWIFADTVSNSYQKDSVTQIYLDKFEEPIYSTLYYIVNYYYDKDNVDYDKILDSAIEGMMKGLDDPFAWYLDSVETEESNIDIEGRYGGVGLTIRYDYEMDAVIIVSPMNGTPAQRAGIMPNDYILSVDGTPTSELGLNKSASLMRGEPGTEVTLEIYRDSWTEPKNITLIREIIETKTVKFDTINYKSKNLGYILLTNFAKTSSQEMSEALNNLSNQNIEGLIIDLRNNPGGLLQSAVDITSMFLKSGEVVSVKYFDGTKETIPTIPGNYYSFLQNIPIVLLVNEGSASASEILTGALKDNGAATVIGETTYGKAAVQNTFSLSTGGEIWLPIAHYFTPSGSDIHLKGIKPDIEVSNPEREVISMTEISEEEATEAFYTTTEKPVLNIEEDLQLKTALDFLTGGN, from the coding sequence ATGAGTAAAAAAAAGAAAAAATTACTATCCGTAATAATAATTTTTGGTTTATTTATTACTTCCTGGATTTTTGCAGACACTGTTTCTAACAGTTATCAAAAAGATTCTGTAACACAGATCTATTTAGATAAGTTCGAAGAACCTATTTACTCAACGCTATACTACATTGTCAATTATTATTATGACAAAGATAACGTTGATTATGACAAAATATTGGATTCTGCAATTGAAGGGATGATGAAAGGGCTTGATGATCCTTTTGCTTGGTACCTTGATTCCGTTGAGACAGAAGAAAGTAACATAGACATAGAAGGTAGATACGGTGGGGTAGGGTTGACTATTAGATATGATTATGAAATGGATGCGGTTATTATCGTCTCACCGATGAATGGAACTCCTGCACAAAGGGCGGGAATAATGCCTAACGATTACATTTTATCCGTTGACGGTACCCCCACATCTGAACTTGGCCTTAACAAATCAGCTTCGTTAATGAGGGGCGAACCTGGAACGGAAGTTACCTTAGAAATATACCGAGACTCTTGGACAGAGCCAAAGAATATTACGTTAATAAGAGAAATAATCGAAACTAAGACGGTAAAATTTGATACGATAAATTACAAAAGTAAAAATTTAGGCTACATATTACTCACCAATTTTGCTAAAACTAGCTCCCAAGAAATGAGTGAAGCTTTAAATAATCTATCAAATCAGAACATAGAAGGATTAATAATCGATTTAAGAAATAACCCGGGTGGACTTTTACAATCAGCTGTTGATATTACTTCCATGTTTTTAAAGAGCGGGGAAGTAGTTAGTGTTAAATATTTTGATGGCACAAAAGAAACAATTCCAACTATTCCTGGTAATTACTACAGTTTTTTACAAAATATCCCTATTGTTTTGTTGGTTAACGAAGGTTCGGCATCTGCATCTGAGATCTTAACTGGTGCACTTAAAGATAATGGTGCAGCAACCGTCATTGGAGAAACAACTTATGGAAAAGCTGCAGTACAGAACACATTTAGCTTATCCACGGGAGGAGAAATTTGGTTACCTATAGCTCATTACTTCACTCCAAGTGGATCAGATATTCATTTAAAAGGGATAAAACCTGATATAGAGGTAAGTAATCCAGAAAGGGAAGTGATCTCTATGACTGAAATATCTGAAGAAGAAGCAACTGAGGCTTTCTATACGACTACAGAAAAACCTGTACTAAATATAGAAGAAGATCTGCAACTGAAGACTGCCTTGGACTTTTTAACTGGAGGTAACTAA
- a CDS encoding efflux RND transporter permease subunit, whose translation MREKKDFFLELANFITRDAYYIIAVVLVFTVIFGFFSTKLKVNSDLLKILPQDSEVVVELLEEQSFLEGSDIMVTAFFINDSVQPSQIAETFHDLMLNEPTFLSFVQTDLSFLFSYGIITLSQTDLIYTMYENLQSFGSLLSTNFTYNFELFEKLDSFLEDIYGLENILQTDGNNDLISSYYTLSPDGKVMIMGLTFNKPSSDLDYVNYIVPKVDSILTEIEKTFNIKTGLTNSYVTEYESNRTVMEDFRLTTTLSIIFITILFAFAFGNFTSTIIVLLGLIVSTLLTMGLITLTFGELNIVTSFVMAITLGLGIAYGIHVMTRFSKEIEDIGDFTTALASTYKGLLLPLFFGMITTVIVFLTLFFMGLPAFNELAIVSSMGLLVFFIIMIFFVPTLIYALKVNIKISPFTVKIDNAFKKFPHFISKNSKMIFIIVIPTVSILSVLGLINYTNFSYTPPGLISSNSESVKVGEQILDHFGNISFDTLQYLMRVDEDIETVKKELLDTGVVESVNSLPDIIQENLGEFSKIKTQLEGLSQVINNPIMISVLKKYNLYSDSLKLIDAAARSSDLYHFTLNIMDIFPEDLRGNFLIEKDGQKYLLLEVTPKFSLWSNNGIKIFFDALGEKGENILGLPKATYKIMEMIRQRFYIPLFLSFISIWVITAIVRKNVVQPSEAMFSLIISVLATFGVSYLIGIRATFVTVLTFPLIFGIGIDGFLHLYHTFSNNKINFWNILKSITFSLSTTALSFLSFQFSRGELLKEFSLTMSMSLGFTWLFTAVMFIVNREMLRKFWKRKK comes from the coding sequence GTGAGAGAAAAAAAAGACTTCTTTTTAGAACTTGCAAATTTCATCACCCGAGATGCTTATTATATAATAGCCGTAGTTTTGGTCTTTACAGTTATCTTTGGATTTTTTTCAACAAAATTGAAGGTAAACTCAGATTTGTTGAAAATACTACCTCAAGACTCAGAAGTTGTTGTGGAACTTCTTGAAGAACAATCATTTCTTGAAGGCTCAGATATTATGGTTACTGCATTTTTTATCAACGATAGTGTCCAACCTTCACAAATTGCAGAAACCTTTCACGATTTGATGCTAAATGAACCTACCTTTTTGAGTTTCGTTCAAACGGATCTATCCTTCCTTTTTTCATATGGCATCATAACCTTAAGCCAAACGGATTTGATATACACAATGTATGAGAACTTACAAAGTTTCGGCAGTTTATTAAGTACAAATTTCACCTACAACTTTGAATTATTTGAAAAATTGGATAGTTTTTTGGAAGATATTTATGGTTTAGAAAATATTCTCCAAACTGATGGAAATAATGATTTAATTAGTTCCTACTACACTTTATCCCCTGATGGAAAAGTTATGATTATGGGACTTACTTTCAACAAACCTTCCTCTGATTTAGATTATGTCAACTATATTGTTCCAAAAGTGGATTCAATTTTGACGGAGATCGAAAAGACTTTCAACATAAAAACAGGTTTGACTAATTCTTACGTCACAGAATACGAATCTAATCGTACCGTCATGGAAGATTTTAGATTAACAACAACCTTATCGATTATATTTATAACTATTTTATTTGCTTTCGCATTCGGTAATTTCACTTCTACTATAATAGTACTTCTAGGTTTAATAGTATCTACACTTTTAACGATGGGGCTCATCACGTTAACTTTTGGAGAATTGAATATAGTGACTTCTTTTGTCATGGCAATAACTCTAGGCTTGGGAATAGCCTATGGAATTCATGTGATGACGAGATTTTCAAAAGAAATTGAGGATATTGGTGACTTCACTACAGCATTGGCTTCTACTTATAAAGGACTTCTTTTACCTCTCTTTTTTGGAATGATAACTACTGTCATAGTTTTCTTGACGCTTTTTTTCATGGGATTACCAGCTTTTAACGAGTTAGCAATCGTTAGCTCAATGGGTTTATTGGTTTTTTTCATTATAATGATTTTTTTTGTCCCAACATTAATTTACGCCTTAAAAGTAAACATAAAAATCTCACCTTTTACGGTCAAAATAGACAATGCTTTTAAAAAATTTCCTCACTTTATTTCAAAAAACTCAAAAATGATTTTTATTATAGTGATTCCAACTGTTTCGATATTAAGCGTTTTGGGTCTAATTAATTACACAAATTTTTCGTACACGCCTCCAGGACTAATATCTTCCAATTCAGAATCTGTGAAGGTCGGAGAACAAATTTTGGATCATTTTGGAAATATTTCCTTTGATACATTGCAATATCTAATGAGAGTTGACGAAGATATTGAAACAGTCAAAAAAGAATTATTAGATACCGGGGTTGTGGAATCTGTCAACAGTTTGCCAGACATAATTCAAGAAAATCTTGGAGAATTTTCTAAGATAAAAACACAGTTAGAAGGTTTATCTCAAGTTATAAATAATCCAATAATGATATCAGTTTTAAAAAAGTATAATCTATATTCTGACAGTCTAAAACTTATAGATGCAGCAGCACGCTCTTCTGACCTTTACCATTTTACTTTGAACATAATGGATATTTTCCCTGAGGATCTCAGAGGTAATTTTTTAATAGAGAAGGATGGCCAAAAGTATCTTCTTTTAGAAGTGACTCCCAAGTTCAGCCTTTGGAGTAACAATGGAATAAAAATTTTCTTTGACGCATTGGGGGAAAAGGGAGAAAACATTCTAGGCTTACCAAAAGCCACATATAAAATAATGGAGATGATCAGACAGAGATTTTATATACCATTATTTCTATCTTTCATCTCCATATGGGTTATAACTGCCATTGTTAGAAAAAATGTTGTTCAACCGTCAGAAGCCATGTTTAGCCTTATAATTTCTGTATTGGCTACTTTTGGTGTGTCGTATTTAATAGGTATAAGGGCTACTTTCGTAACCGTTCTAACTTTTCCCTTAATCTTTGGTATAGGTATAGATGGATTTCTCCATCTATACCACACGTTCAGTAATAACAAGATAAACTTTTGGAATATATTAAAATCTATAACCTTTTCACTTTCTACAACAGCGCTCTCTTTCTTGAGTTTTCAATTTTCTAGAGGAGAACTTTTAAAGGAATTTAGTTTGACGATGTCTATGTCCTTAGGTTTTACCTGGCTATTCACAGCCGTTATGTTCATTGTGAACAGGGAAATGCTCAGGAAATTCTGGAAAAGAAAAAAGTAA